Proteins encoded within one genomic window of Lysinibacillus sphaericus:
- a CDS encoding glutaminase produces MRIHHHQVEHHDSQSIGQWVEQFRPFSKEGKCASYIPALAQKDPQQLAISIIGPNSEQIVGGDVTELFTLQSVSKVVTFILACMDRGLPYVLERVDVEPTGDTFNSIIRLESHQPGKPFNPMINAGAITVSSMLDGSSPQEKVAKILSFLEQMVGKQLKVNEEVFQSEWQTANRNRSLAYYLMDSGFLDCPVEEALEVYLKQCAIEVNVSDLAMIGLLIANDGYHPQRKIQLFPKQVAKLAKALMVTCGMYNASGKFAAFIGLPAKSGVSGAIVAAVPNHASLESPFPAGCGIGIYGPAIDDIGNSVAGVKLLKHVADEWNMTIF; encoded by the coding sequence ATGCGAATACATCATCATCAAGTTGAACATCACGATAGTCAATCGATAGGGCAGTGGGTTGAGCAGTTCCGTCCCTTTTCTAAGGAAGGGAAATGTGCCAGCTATATTCCAGCTTTAGCACAAAAAGATCCACAACAACTAGCCATCTCCATTATCGGACCGAATAGTGAACAAATCGTTGGAGGAGATGTAACGGAATTATTTACCCTCCAAAGTGTTTCAAAAGTTGTGACCTTTATTTTAGCTTGTATGGACCGAGGGTTGCCTTATGTTTTAGAAAGGGTAGATGTTGAGCCTACTGGGGATACGTTCAATTCCATTATTCGTCTTGAAAGTCATCAGCCCGGAAAACCTTTTAATCCGATGATTAATGCAGGAGCGATTACAGTGTCCTCGATGCTGGATGGCAGTTCGCCACAGGAGAAAGTGGCGAAAATCCTGTCGTTTTTAGAACAAATGGTTGGCAAACAGTTAAAGGTAAACGAAGAAGTGTTTCAATCTGAATGGCAAACAGCTAATCGCAATCGATCATTAGCCTACTATTTAATGGATTCGGGCTTTTTAGATTGTCCAGTTGAAGAAGCATTGGAAGTTTATTTGAAGCAATGTGCAATTGAAGTCAATGTTTCGGATTTAGCAATGATTGGCTTATTAATCGCGAATGATGGCTATCATCCACAACGAAAAATTCAGCTCTTTCCTAAACAAGTGGCTAAATTAGCGAAAGCCCTAATGGTGACATGTGGTATGTATAATGCATCAGGTAAGTTTGCTGCTTTTATCGGTTTGCCAGCTAAAAGTGGTGTCTCTGGTGCCATTGTTGCGGCTGTTCCCAATCACGCAAGCTTGGAATCACCTTTCCCAGCTGGTTGTGGCATCGGGATTTATGGGCCAGCTATTGATGATATCGGAAATAGTGTAGCAGGTGTAAAATTACTTAAGCATGTTGCAGATGAGTGGAATATGACGATTTTTTAA